GACAACACAATCTTTGCCCACTACATCTTCATGGACAATGAATTCTTCCTTCCTACTATTACTGGTGTGCCTCTGAGGATTACAATGTCTGGTACTTTCACCCCTGGCATCAAGGGTGGACTTCAGGTTGCCCGTGACATGGTAATTTtccataaatgtgtttaaataaaaaatgcaaaaatcacAATGAATTGCATCTGCACAACTCTTTACGTTTTTCCTATGTGTTCACACAGAGTGAAGTGTCCTTCATGCCCTCTGCTAGCATTGAGTTTGTATCTCAAATTGGCTCCTTCATCCCTGAATATGTCAACTCTGGATTAGAGATGCACAGCAACTTTTTCCATGAAAGTGGGCTCAGGGCCAAGATATCCATGGAACCTAACAATGTCAAGCTGACCATCCCTGCTCCAATGAGTCCAATCAAGCTCATCCAAATGACGTAAGTCATAGTAGAAATTTTGAAAACGCcttagttcaacatttttttatttcgcTAATCATGGCCGCATACAAATGATTAAGAGGATCTTATAGCTTGGATTGCAACAATTTCTGCTTTTCTACATTAAGATTAAAACAGCAAAAGCTCTGCATTCTAACTTtgtacatttaacatttagaaaCTCCCTGGTGGCAGTGACTGGATCAGAAGTGAAGACCATCCCCCCGATGGTGATGGACAAGGTTGACGCTAGTGAGTGCACTCCTTTCTTCGCTGGAATGAAATACTGCACTGCTCTGCAGTACACTGATGCTTTCTCTCAAGAGTCATCACCCTACTTCCCCATCACCGGAGACAGCAAGTGAGCAAAACTGTCCAAAACACCAGCAcctcattttctttaaaaaaaaatattaattatcaaTATTTGCTAATTATCTGAATTATCTACATAGATTTGCGGTGGAACTCCACCCCAATGGAGAAGTCACTGAGTACACAGCCACTGTTGCCTACGAGCTCCTtagggagggagaagagggcCGGCAGAAGGTTGACTCTGTGAAGTTTGTTCTGAGGGCTGAAGGTAAAGTATAATATGGACATTATGATAACCCCTTTCCATCTTCTTAGTGGCTCAAGTGGCCAAAAaggtttattgatttatttaatattaaaatatttcttgGTCAACAACAGGTTCAGAGCCCACTGAAGCAAGAGCAATCATGAAATATAATAGAAGAAAGAATGTCATCACAGCTGACATCCAGATCCCTGACTACGATGTGGAGGCTGGACTCAGGCTGGGTGTTGTTGATGGAAACACTAAGGGCAAAGGAATTCACAGTATCTCTCTTGACCTCATAAAGAAGAACATCCCTCAGCTCTCTCTGGTTGGCCGTGCCAAGTAAGAAATCAACCATAAATCCTCATTAACATTAATGTCACCCTCACAATTGATAGTATGCTAACTCACTGGCACATTTTTCAGTCTCAAGGCCATGAAGGAGGGTATGCTGCAAGTACAACTTCTTGTCCCCTCAATTAATGCTGATGCCACCGTCACAGCCAACATGAAACGTGATGAGGAATTGGAACTGGAGCTTAAGAGTGAAATCAAGATCATGGCCGCAAACTCTGAGCAGAAAATCTCAATGAAATATGGTAATTATACAGATATTTTCCAGAATATTACTTacatattcatttaataattgCTTACATTTTTGATAGGTAAATTTAAATCTGGGTCATATCCTAAATGGAGCTACATCTGGCATTTCAGAATTGTGGTGGAAATTCTAGACCCAAAATATGGGGCCATTTTGCCCTTCAGAAAATGCCAAATTTGATAGATTCATAGTCATTTTAGTCCCAGATTAAGTTTTGCCTGGGGATTAGAGAAATATTACCTCATGTTTTAGGATTCCATTCATTGTTCTCTATTGTTGCAGATGCCAGCAAATTTGAGGTTTTGTTCAAGTCTGATGTGAACACTGACACCACCAGCTTGCAGGTGGGGCAGACTGACATGAAAGTCCGTAACATCTTCAAGACGTTTGTGGAGGTATGTAGATTTGATTAAAAGTATTCACAATTCATcttctgttttgatttttaattttgagCATGAATAAAATACTGGCTATTGTTTTCTTAGGCAGCAAACAATTACATGGCAAAGTATGCTGATATCCCTTACATTCAGAACTTCAGAGTGCCTGATATGCCCGAGATTTCCCTGCCAGAGACACTGTTCCTGAATACGTAAGTGATAACAACTCTGAGGTGAATGTTTAAAGTCCCTGGCTTTTTTTCCAAGCAATTATTAATTTTACTATTTTCCCTTATAACAGGGAGGCAAAGGCTGTCTACTATTTCAACAATGAGCACTTCAACATTGCCATCCCTCTACTTCTTGGaggaaagtcaacagaagagctTAACTTCCCACCAGCTTTGACCACACCTTCCCTGTCTCTACCTCAATTTGGACTGGAGATCGCCTCCATGGAAATTCCCATTCCAGAGCTTGTTGTCCCTGAGAGCTTTACTTTGTCCATTCCTCTTTTTGGAAAAGCTGAGGTGTCAACTCTGATGAAGAGCAACTTATATGACATGGAGGCCTCAATGGCTGCTGGGAAAGATATTGTGGAAACACCAAGCTACTCAGCTATGTTTGATGTGAAAGGAACCTCCCCACTTGACATCCtctcaataaatattaaaggtATTTCATAGTAAATATCATTCATGACATCAGGATTTGAATAATTGGTATTATTAACAAACAGTTAAAATCACGCATTGGTACAATAGTTTTCAGTTACAGTTTTCAACTTATATTAACGTAAAAAAGTGTGACTTAATTTCGGTTACAGTATTACAGtgacaaatatatttgttatcaAGCTATAAATCATCTGTTCTTCTTTTGTGCTTTATGTAGGTTCTGGAATGTTGGCCAACACTGATTCCATCAAGGCCGAATTGAAAAGCTCTTTGGCACATAAATTCCTCGAAGCCATGATTAGTATTGTTGAGGATGTAACCATCACAGACAAAATCAATTTGAAATCTAGCAGCAAGATTGAAGCCACAAGCAAATTGGGTCAATATATTAGACTAGAGCACACTGGCATGACTGGAATCAACACTGAAGAAATTTCTGCTGATAGCAGCTTTGAGGGAATATTCACCGCTGGACCCGTGTATGGCAAGACCATTTCGACCCAGTCATTCACCATCTTCCCATTCAGGCCAGAAGCAAAAATTGATACTACTGTTCAGTTTGACTCCACAATTGGTAAGGCCGAGAACACAATTGCAGCAACTCTTGCCAATGGTGAATTCTCAGTTGTGTCAAACACCAATGCCTTTGAAGACGCCTTGACCCATGTTGCTGAGCTTTCCTTCAAAGACAGCAAGCtgtcactgaaatgtgatgCAAATGCTCTTGCTCTTGGTATGAAGATCCGTAACCAGGCTGAATCCTCTGCTGGTGCTGGTGAAATCGTCATGAGAATGGAGACAAATGCAGACCACTCTGAAAACCGTGTTAACTCTCTGCTGACTGCCTCTCTTGATGTCAATGGTCTGGCGGTGAACAGCGATGCCACCATGAAGATCCTTGAGAATGAGGCTACTCACAAGGCTACTATGAAAATGAACAAGGACGGTTTGACCACAAGTGGAACAACCACCCTCCAGAGCCCCCTGTTCTTGGAAAACACCTTCAACGCTGGGCTTGATGCTTCAACGGCAACTCTATCCATTACCAACAAGGCTGCAATGCGTGACATCAAGGTTGATAATACCAACACTCTGACCATTACTCTCTCTAGCCTTGACTTCAACTCAAAGGCTGAAGCCACCGGCAGTGAGTATGTCACTTACACTCATGATATCACCGTCGACATGAAACCATACACTGCCTCtgcaaatgttaaaaacaaccTCAAGCTTCTGGCGGCCGACTTCATTAATGAGGCTCAGCTGCAGGCAGAGCTTTACAAGATGGACCTGACTGGAAGCCTGAAAGCCATCTATGGTGAGGAAGAGATCAAGCACACCTATCAGGTAAATTATGCTGATATGACGGCGAACGCAAAGTGCAGCACCACTGGGAAACTCCTGGGAACGCACATGAGCCACAACACTGAGCTTGAGGTTGTCGGTCTTGCTGTCAGGATCACAAATGATGCCCGCTTCAACTCACAGCCGATGCGCTTTGACCACACCATCCGTTGCAGTATTGTTCCTTTCGATTTCAACCTTGATGCCATTTTCAATGCTGATGGAGACATGACCATGTATGGAAAGCATAGTGCCCAGCTTTATGGCAAGTTCCTTCTTAAAGCTCAACCCCTGGCTTTTGCTAGCTCACATGAATGCAGAGCATCAGTAAACCAGCAGCTAGACACCGGTTTTGCTCTTGAGACCACATTTGACAACAAGATGGATACTGTTCTGTCACTCCAAGAGCAGAAGACCAGTTTTAGAATGAAGTCTAAAATGAATGAGCATGCCTTAAATCAGGATATGAGTGTTTACAACACTGCTGAGAGAACTGGAATTGAGGTTTCTGGTACCATCCTCACAAACATGGTCAATGCAGAATCCACCGAAAACCAGGAATTCACCATCTCTTCCTTTCTCAAGTATGACAAGAACACAGATAGTCAAATTATTCAGTTCCCTCTGATTGAAAATCTTCCTGCATTCTTAGAAACCGTCAAGGGTGTTGTTGTGCTTGTTGCAGAGGCACTGCAAAACTACCTCAACAATGAGGAGATAAAGGCTAAACTAGAAGCTCTTCCCCAGTATGTAAGCGACTTTGTTTCACAACTGAATATTCAAGGCAAGGTTGTTCAGCTGAAGCAGTATTTCAATGATTTTACCCAAGAATATGTCATTTCCATGGAGGACGTGGAATCATCTTTGAGCAATCTCAAGGTTACTGTTGAAAAACTGTTGGCTGATCTTACTCTTTACATCCAACACTTTGCTGGTATGGTGAAAGAGATTATTGTTAGTGGCACCCGGCCAGAAATCCTCATTCAGAAGATCCAGGAACAGCTGAATGCCATTAATGAGGAATATGACATCCAGGCAATGGTTGTATATGTGATTGATACCATGAGGGAGGTTGTGCAGCAGATTGACTTGGAAAAGCTCCAGGGCAGCAGCATTGCATTCCTGCGTGATATTGATTCCAAGTATGAAGTCAAGGCCACCCTACAGACAATCATAAGTGACATTAAACAAATGATTGAGACCTTTGACATGCAGCAATGTGTTGCTGATCTGAAGAAGTTAATTTCATCCATTAACTTTAAAGCTAATATTGAGAAACTAGTGAGTGGGATACCCACAGAGATTTTCAGCGCTATAACAGATTACATTAAGGAAATGATTCAGGACCTTGACATCCTAGGTAAGATCAACACATTCTATGCCAAGATGAGAGAGTTGATTGTAACATTTGATTCTGACAAAAAAGTTGAGGTTGTCTTGGAAAAGGCTGTTGAGCTCATCAAGCAGTTCAGAATTGAGGAAACTATCATGGCTGTGGTAAACATGGTGAAGGACGCAGACATCCCTACCAAATTCATGGAAGTCTTTCAGGGGGCTATTAACTATTTGAAAACAACCGTTGTTAAGGATATAATTCAACAGCTGAATATGTATATTGAAACTATTACGCAAAAATTGAGGGCATTGGATCATAATGAATTTGTGGATTATGCTAATCAAATGATTGCTGATTACACAGTTTACGTGAATGAGCTGATCAGGACTTTTGAAATCCCCCAGAAACTTGAGGCAACAAGAGATTTTGTCAACCTTGCATTATCTTCTATCACAGGCTTAATGGAAAACCTGAGAGAAATCAAAGCTGCAGAAATGATTAAATCTGTTAAGGAGTTCATTGACCGGGTTGCGCTTGACAGCATTAAGACATTTGCTGAATTTATGAAGGAGAAAATTACAAATCTGGATGTCAAAGCGGAGATTACCTCTTATCTGGACTTTGTGAGCAAATACTACACTAGAGCCATCACTGTGGTAACTGATATCTTCACCAATACAGTTGAGATGTTTAAGAATGTGGTACCTGAGCAAAAAATCATCAGCGAGATTCAGCAGATCATTGAAGGGCTGATTATTGAATTGAAGAAGGCTGAGTTGAATATACCATCCTTTGTTCTTCCTCTCACTGACCTTGTTGTGCCCTCTGTGAAGCTCAGCATGGATGAGCTTAAACAGTTTGAAATCCCAACACAGCTAGACATCCCTGAGTTCACCATCCTTGGCTTCTGTACTCTTAAAGCCACCACAATTTCCTTGGATGACATCAAACAGAGAATCATTGAACTTTTCGATTTCGTTGTCAACTTTGAGATCAAAATGCCTGATGTGGAGGCTATCTTTGGAGACCTCACAATTAACTATCTTCCTTCCATGCCTGAGATGACCTTCCCAGAAATCAGCCTTCCTGAGATCTCATTCCCTACCATCCCACAAGTTCCCGTAGAGAAGCTTGTCAAGTCTCTTCAGCTTCCTGAGATCACACTGCCAACCATTCCAAATCAGATCATTGTCCCATGCTTTGGTAAACTCTATGGTGAGATCAAATTCCAAACTCCCATCTACACCATCAAGACTTCTGCTGAGTTCCAGAACTCCACTGAGAGTGAAATGACACCTCAATTCACTGGATTCCTTACTTCCCAGGCTACATCTCCAAGTTTTGAAATTCTTAATTACAAACTTGACTCCACTGCTCGTATTGCAATCCCAGAAATGAGTCAGGTTGTCCTTGCAGAGACTCTTAAATTCAACCATCTTGCTCTTGGTGTTGAACATCAGACATCTGTAACTCTCTATGGCAAATCAGCCGAGGCCCAAGGCAAAACTACAATTAGGGTTATCACTACACCTTACACTGCTGACTTCATGAACACAGGATTAATTGCTATGGAAGAGGGAATGTCTGCCTCTCTTGATACAACTTACAATCATATAGTGGACCTTCCGATTGTTAATGTCAGGAGTGAGGCCAGTGTAACCCAGAAAGCAACTGCTCGGCAAGATGGCTACACCTTCACTCTAACAGTTGACAATTCAGGCACTGGCAAATTCAATGCTGAGGATGGCACTCACAAGAGCAACTTGCAATTGTCACTTACTCCGAGCATTTGCACGCTTACTTTCTCTGGTGACACAGACTCAACCTTCTTAAAGATGAAACAGCAAATTACTGCTGAATCTGGCACCCTTTCCTACTTCAAGTTTAATATCCGCAATGAAGCAGAGGCACCAGTCATTAAGAACAGTCTTGTTGTGGCATCTGGACATGCCAACCTTTATGATATGAAGGCTGAGCTGAAAGCAAACCATGACACAGAACTGTATGGTGCAGTCACTGGAGTCCTGTCCAATGGAATCAACATTTTAGTCCGTCCTGCTGAGTTAAGCTTTGAATTCCAAAACAAAGGAAATGCCAAGGTCAACATTTTTGAAACTCTGATTGCTAAGATAGATCTGCAGAATGATTACTCAGCAACCCTCAAACCAAACAGCCAACAGATGAACACTGTTAGTCTGGCTCGTCTTAATCagtacaaaatgttttacaacCTCACTGCtgacaataatgaaaacaaggCTGGCATCTTTGTTGCCATGGAAAGCGAGGCCAATCTTGACTTCCTGACATCCCCCATCAGCATTCCTGAGATAGACCTGCCTTTGGTTGACTTCAATACTCCAGCTATCAGTGATCTGAACTTGTATGAGCAGACTGGATTGAAGAACATTTTGACTACCACTGAGCAGTCTGTGAATGTGGATGCGAAGATTGTTTACCAGAAAAGCCAGGCTGCCCCCCTTGTTGATATGATGGGTCTGTTCCAGATTCCCTCTGTCGGTAACCTGATCACAGAGATGTCTTTCAAGTCCACCATCATTAATCTAAATGTCAATGCTGGACTGTATGCTGAGGATGATCTTGTGTTCCGTCTGGGAGCTGCCACAGCCTCTGTGTTTGAGGGTCTAAAAGCCAAACTTGATGGTACCACCAGTCTGACCACCAAGAGAGGAATCAAGTTGGCCAATTCCCTGTCGCTTGAAAATCGTCACATTGAAGGCACTCATGGCAGCACCATCAGTATGAGTACTGACACTTTTGAAGCTGCTCTATCTGTGGCTACCGTTGCAAAGATTGCCCTGCCTATACTCAACCTGGAGGCAAACCAGAATTTGGTTGCAGACACCAAAACCAAAGCAAATGCTGTCTCCACCTTGAGAATGAAGGGAGACTTCAACCTCCCTCTGATCAATGCTGTTGGAAAGGCCGAGGCAGACCACAGTCTGAAGCTGGAGGGAAGCTTTGAGTATGTTTCCATGGAGTCATCTACAAAGGCCAACATGGATGGCACAGTGCTTGAAGACTATCTACTTTTGGGAGTCCTGGATAATGACATTAATCTGTATCTGAATAATGATGGCATACGCTCAACATCCAAGGTTATTGCTGACGCCAAGCTTAACCAAGGCACCACCAAAGTCATTGGCATGGATGTAAATGAGAATCTTGCTGTAGAAGCCTCCCTGAACCGTGTGTATGCAGTGCTGAAGTATACTGGCAACAACGAGGCAAACTTGTTCAATTTTAACACCAACGGGAGACATGTTGTCCAGGCTACCATTGATCTTGCCCCAACCTCTTCCTTGACTGCTGATATTGAGATTGATATGTCCCAGCCATGCACTCTTGGGGACTTCAGCATATTTGAGAAAACTGTTGCTGAGGTGACAGCCACCAAGCAGAAGATCTCTACCAATGGCAAGTTTGTCAGTCCACTGTACACCACAAACCTGGCAGCGGAACTAGAGGGTGATGCTCCTGTCTTCAAAGTCACCTTGAAGTCTTCTGCCACCTCTGTCATTGTGCTCTTTGAATATGACATGGATGGTGAGTTGTTCAAATTACCCTAACACgttcatctgttttattttgcaagAATTGTTGATCAACATATCTTTCAAATATTTCTTTCAATAGCTTCTACTACTGTAAACATTGAGAGTGAAGCTCTGAACATGGTCAGCAAAGTTGTCCTGACACATGCTGACATGACCATGGATGTCAATCATGTCATTACCCAAGCCTTGAGGtaatattcagtatttattttgcaatataCGTTGAATAATGCTTCTGATATTCAAAGTTTAAAGTTATAAACTCCTTTTCTGCACATTTCAGGAGAAAACGGCAGGCGGATGACaggtaaatattaaaataacagaTTATTTTCAAAATTTTCATCTTGGCCATTGATCTTAatgtttataaattatattattttatattgaataCCAGGTAAATAATTAATCAAGgctttttacttaaaaatgctTTCATTTTCTTACAGAAACTCTCACCACACCCTGAATGTGGACATCACCAGTCCTACTTTCACTGATGCAAACCTTCGTTATGCTGCTCGCAGAGATGGTATAACTGCCTCAGTATCTACCCCCTCCACTGGCTTCCTGGGCCTTCAGTTAAATGGCAGAGCCCCATCTCAGATGACTGCTAGAGCCTATGGGCGTTATCCTGTGAGTTTACTAACATGACCATGTTGTTCGGATGGAAAATTAAATATCGAAATCAAAATATaggtaaaataatattttatttcttctttttaacaGTCTGCCCCAGAGGTTGATGTTGACATGCTGGTCATCAGATCATCTTCTAAGAATGCTAATAAGATGAATCTGCAGATCGCCTACAACATGGAGGCACCCAAAGTAATGCTCGATCAACTCAAGATGAGACTACCTTCCATCATCTCTACATTTACAATGTTTGCTGACAAGTACCAGATCACAAGCAACATGGAAGAGTTGAAGAACTCTGTTGTTAACCGCATTAGCGAGG
This window of the Anoplopoma fimbria isolate UVic2021 breed Golden Eagle Sablefish chromosome 18, Afim_UVic_2022, whole genome shotgun sequence genome carries:
- the LOC129106903 gene encoding apolipoprotein B-100-like yields the protein MGDLKLCLSLLLTTLTLSYAQEEQGTCLINQRYKAYHKYEYLYKAESLNAIKGASNLKNGPQATCKVEIEVPQTCSFIVRTTGCSLSEVVNMDEEGNPVFGPASSSDAFAAEMERYPLKVVVEGVYDVRLYPEDGETTTILNIKRGIISALAVPLLEEDMNKKMPTIHGECKTSYSVKSREDIATDISLTRDLSRCDKFNPIRDHTSPLALISGMHYPLAQLVRSTQNCNYKFDNEKKHMTSGSCTENHIIIPYSHKGEYGVTNVGKQELTLVEVSTHNDSVFDRSGIVKGLHMDTVEDRSVIQDKDAGLNLLRELATLPETEGERRAHLFQKLVTMVRGMKTETLSPALPEALAVSRVLTYQVLAQCGTPECSSAIMQIFRTFDSSSLEVDAGVFAMGLVSNPSALLINDMLEMTKYKPSKPIMYALSNVVKRFYKAEGKLIPEIYSVAEFMAAQLGDCSGDKDNTFLTLRVIGNMAPALASAGPALRSGVIQCVNQPAASLAVQQAAIQVFRLTPVPEEGREVLMQVLLDSASPMQKRVAAYLVLMKDPQPTELAQLADALPNEQDKQVKSFVISHITNILSSTEPETQELREKIRDALQGNEVGPTMDPTKFSRNYKMGSVEGNMIFEDSSYLPKEVMLEMTLKAFGYDIDMMEVGMEGKGFEPTIDALFGKNGFFPDTALKTMYFVSENMPLRVNEILQNMLPALKKDRMKRQASQSLMREIGRNFNKVFKALKEAQSPEAMVYLRLLGNELGYLRTNEMEEMAYSATMMIDSMFKMFPTDIMMALMTKADNTIFAHYIFMDNEFFLPTITGVPLRITMSGTFTPGIKGGLQVARDMSEVSFMPSASIEFVSQIGSFIPEYVNSGLEMHSNFFHESGLRAKISMEPNNVKLTIPAPMSPIKLIQMTNSLVAVTGSEVKTIPPMVMDKVDASECTPFFAGMKYCTALQYTDAFSQESSPYFPITGDSKFAVELHPNGEVTEYTATVAYELLREGEEGRQKVDSVKFVLRAEGSEPTEARAIMKYNRRKNVITADIQIPDYDVEAGLRLGVVDGNTKGKGIHSISLDLIKKNIPQLSLVGRANLKAMKEGMLQVQLLVPSINADATVTANMKRDEELELELKSEIKIMAANSEQKISMKYDASKFEVLFKSDVNTDTTSLQVGQTDMKVRNIFKTFVEAANNYMAKYADIPYIQNFRVPDMPEISLPETLFLNTEAKAVYYFNNEHFNIAIPLLLGGKSTEELNFPPALTTPSLSLPQFGLEIASMEIPIPELVVPESFTLSIPLFGKAEVSTLMKSNLYDMEASMAAGKDIVETPSYSAMFDVKGTSPLDILSINIKGSGMLANTDSIKAELKSSLAHKFLEAMISIVEDVTITDKINLKSSSKIEATSKLGQYIRLEHTGMTGINTEEISADSSFEGIFTAGPVYGKTISTQSFTIFPFRPEAKIDTTVQFDSTIGKAENTIAATLANGEFSVVSNTNAFEDALTHVAELSFKDSKLSLKCDANALALGMKIRNQAESSAGAGEIVMRMETNADHSENRVNSLLTASLDVNGLAVNSDATMKILENEATHKATMKMNKDGLTTSGTTTLQSPLFLENTFNAGLDASTATLSITNKAAMRDIKVDNTNTLTITLSSLDFNSKAEATGSEYVTYTHDITVDMKPYTASANVKNNLKLLAADFINEAQLQAELYKMDLTGSLKAIYGEEEIKHTYQVNYADMTANAKCSTTGKLLGTHMSHNTELEVVGLAVRITNDARFNSQPMRFDHTIRCSIVPFDFNLDAIFNADGDMTMYGKHSAQLYGKFLLKAQPLAFASSHECRASVNQQLDTGFALETTFDNKMDTVLSLQEQKTSFRMKSKMNEHALNQDMSVYNTAERTGIEVSGTILTNMVNAESTENQEFTISSFLKYDKNTDSQIIQFPLIENLPAFLETVKGVVVLVAEALQNYLNNEEIKAKLEALPQYVSDFVSQLNIQGKVVQLKQYFNDFTQEYVISMEDVESSLSNLKVTVEKLLADLTLYIQHFAGMVKEIIVSGTRPEILIQKIQEQLNAINEEYDIQAMVVYVIDTMREVVQQIDLEKLQGSSIAFLRDIDSKYEVKATLQTIISDIKQMIETFDMQQCVADLKKLISSINFKANIEKLVSGIPTEIFSAITDYIKEMIQDLDILGKINTFYAKMRELIVTFDSDKKVEVVLEKAVELIKQFRIEETIMAVVNMVKDADIPTKFMEVFQGAINYLKTTVVKDIIQQLNMYIETITQKLRALDHNEFVDYANQMIADYTVYVNELIRTFEIPQKLEATRDFVNLALSSITGLMENLREIKAAEMIKSVKEFIDRVALDSIKTFAEFMKEKITNLDVKAEITSYLDFVSKYYTRAITVVTDIFTNTVEMFKNVVPEQKIISEIQQIIEGLIIELKKAELNIPSFVLPLTDLVVPSVKLSMDELKQFEIPTQLDIPEFTILGFCTLKATTISLDDIKQRIIELFDFVVNFEIKMPDVEAIFGDLTINYLPSMPEMTFPEISLPEISFPTIPQVPVEKLVKSLQLPEITLPTIPNQIIVPCFGKLYGEIKFQTPIYTIKTSAEFQNSTESEMTPQFTGFLTSQATSPSFEILNYKLDSTARIAIPEMSQVVLAETLKFNHLALGVEHQTSVTLYGKSAEAQGKTTIRVITTPYTADFMNTGLIAMEEGMSASLDTTYNHIVDLPIVNVRSEASVTQKATARQDGYTFTLTVDNSGTGKFNAEDGTHKSNLQLSLTPSICTLTFSGDTDSTFLKMKQQITAESGTLSYFKFNIRNEAEAPVIKNSLVVASGHANLYDMKAELKANHDTELYGAVTGVLSNGINILVRPAELSFEFQNKGNAKVNIFETLIAKIDLQNDYSATLKPNSQQMNTVSLARLNQYKMFYNLTADNNENKAGIFVAMESEANLDFLTSPISIPEIDLPLVDFNTPAISDLNLYEQTGLKNILTTTEQSVNVDAKIVYQKSQAAPLVDMMGLFQIPSVGNLITEMSFKSTIINLNVNAGLYAEDDLVFRLGAATASVFEGLKAKLDGTTSLTTKRGIKLANSLSLENRHIEGTHGSTISMSTDTFEAALSVATVAKIALPILNLEANQNLVADTKTKANAVSTLRMKGDFNLPLINAVGKAEADHSLKLEGSFEYVSMESSTKANMDGTVLEDYLLLGVLDNDINLYLNNDGIRSTSKVIADAKLNQGTTKVIGMDVNENLAVEASLNRVYAVLKYTGNNEANLFNFNTNGRHVVQATIDLAPTSSLTADIEIDMSQPCTLGDFSIFEKTVAEVTATKQKISTNGKFVSPLYTTNLAAELEGDAPVFKVTLKSSATSVIVLFEYDMDASTTVNIESEALNMVSKVVLTHADMTMDVNHVITQALRRKRQADDRNSHHTLNVDITSPTFTDANLRYAARRDGITASVSTPSTGFLGLQLNGRAPSQMTARAYGRYPSAPEVDVDMLVIRSSSKNANKMNLQIAYNMEAPKVMLDQLKMRLPSIISTFTMFADKYQITSNMEELKNSVVNRISEAYDAAINYDTQMSQLSIFFRNIIVQYQKSVQVFLDVAVKVFRETQFKLPGSDEMTTLPVVLKKLTSSISAFLHMTLQTISTNMEVYYNSFVEQISIVKLPMPVGDAITGGQILDQVKSAFKNIFDELVDFVKNMESLDTMLVKMGETLKAIVEKSQEFVDSIKSDYLDAVLINVNVVYLNLVTVLKNIVDQISALNMDQINNALEYIMDMFITLLDQFNSTVYSFLEQNSEEAQAFMKVREGRLEIDLPFAFQQ